The proteins below are encoded in one region of Methylomagnum ishizawai:
- a CDS encoding ExbD/TolR family protein has product MKVESEEKVYDDINITPMLDVAYVLLLIFIIMTTATVQGITVNLPKASSTPSLSKPKTKAISITPDGTIYLDTYPVSIQELETRLAQYKAATPDLPVVLKADASIQYEKVIQVLDVVTRLEISQLGLVTQKLVK; this is encoded by the coding sequence ATGAAGGTCGAATCGGAAGAGAAGGTCTACGACGACATCAACATCACGCCCATGCTGGACGTGGCCTACGTGCTGCTGTTGATCTTCATCATCATGACCACGGCCACGGTGCAGGGCATCACGGTCAACCTGCCCAAGGCCAGCAGCACGCCGAGCCTGTCGAAGCCCAAGACCAAGGCGATTTCCATCACCCCGGACGGGACGATCTACCTCGACACCTACCCGGTGTCGATCCAGGAACTGGAAACCCGGCTGGCGCAATACAAGGCGGCGACGCCGGATTTGCCGGTGGTGCTGAAGGCCGATGCCTCCATCCAGTATGAAAAAGTCATACAGGTGCTGGACGTGGTGACGCGGCTCGAAATCAGCCAGCTCGGCCTCGTCACCCAGAAGCTGGTGAAATAA
- a CDS encoding DUF2341 domain-containing protein, whose product MKLRVYFGALVLLAFPGLALSWWNDDWSSRKQITLDASVTGADIRDNVADFPMLVRLHTGNFGYFGELAEGGKDLRFMVDDKTPLKFHIEKFDATNEMALVWVKVPRIQGGASSDAFWMYYGNGSAADGGDAGGTYDVNQALVFHFDDKNPTPQDATAYANHAAKSLAAVEPAGWIGAAAKFAAAGSIEVPASPSLALDPAKGWTFSAWIKIDQSQPEAYIFRAAEGANALELLVRDATVVARYVQGGKTVETAPAPIQQPGQWRHVAVVLRPDKLELYVDGNKGGESPATAVAMNPALTLGGTATGGFLAGFLDEVQISNAARGAEWIKLSARSQSLDFTIANFGQDESKGGAGGESSFVVIIQNVTIDGWVVIGLTGVMFIVSILVMTIKAMVIAKVRKDNKAFLAAYEKVSPDNPGQLDREESEEEKELAESEFLAAIVGKHDHFQSSPLYHIYHAGIAEVKKRVGNSSKPLTPEALHVIRVKLDSIVVRESQRLNSKMVLLTISIAGGPFLGLLGTVVGVMITFAVIAATGDVNINSIAPGIAAALLATVAGLAVAIPALFAYNYLLTQIKDIVADMRVFSDEFLAMLSERVADRFREAA is encoded by the coding sequence ATGAAATTACGGGTTTATTTTGGGGCGCTGGTCCTGTTGGCTTTCCCTGGGCTGGCCTTGTCCTGGTGGAACGACGATTGGTCCTCGCGCAAGCAAATCACCTTGGATGCCAGCGTGACCGGCGCGGATATCCGCGACAACGTGGCGGATTTCCCGATGCTGGTCCGGCTCCATACCGGCAATTTCGGCTATTTCGGCGAACTGGCCGAGGGCGGCAAGGACCTCCGCTTCATGGTGGACGACAAAACGCCGCTGAAATTCCATATCGAGAAGTTCGACGCCACCAATGAAATGGCCCTGGTTTGGGTGAAGGTGCCGCGCATCCAAGGCGGTGCCAGCAGCGACGCCTTCTGGATGTATTACGGCAACGGCTCGGCGGCGGACGGCGGCGACGCGGGCGGCACCTACGATGTGAACCAAGCCCTGGTGTTCCATTTCGACGACAAGAATCCCACGCCCCAGGACGCCACCGCCTACGCCAACCATGCCGCCAAATCCCTGGCCGCGGTGGAACCCGCCGGCTGGATCGGCGCGGCGGCCAAGTTCGCGGCGGCGGGGTCCATCGAAGTCCCGGCTTCCCCGTCGCTCGCCCTCGACCCGGCCAAGGGCTGGACCTTCTCCGCCTGGATCAAGATCGACCAGAGCCAGCCCGAAGCCTATATCTTCCGCGCCGCCGAAGGGGCCAACGCCCTGGAACTCCTGGTGCGCGACGCCACCGTGGTGGCCCGCTACGTCCAGGGTGGCAAGACGGTGGAAACCGCGCCCGCCCCGATCCAGCAACCGGGCCAATGGCGGCATGTGGCCGTGGTGCTGCGGCCCGACAAGCTCGAACTCTACGTGGACGGCAACAAGGGCGGCGAATCCCCCGCCACCGCCGTCGCGATGAATCCGGCGCTCACCCTGGGCGGCACCGCCACCGGCGGTTTCCTGGCCGGCTTCCTGGACGAGGTGCAAATCTCCAACGCCGCCCGCGGCGCGGAATGGATCAAGTTGTCGGCCCGCAGCCAAAGCCTGGATTTCACCATCGCCAATTTCGGCCAGGACGAATCCAAGGGCGGGGCGGGCGGCGAAAGCTCGTTCGTGGTCATCATCCAGAACGTGACCATCGACGGCTGGGTAGTGATCGGCCTGACCGGCGTCATGTTCATCGTGTCGATCCTGGTCATGACCATCAAGGCCATGGTGATCGCCAAGGTCCGCAAGGACAACAAGGCGTTCCTCGCCGCCTATGAAAAGGTCAGCCCCGACAATCCCGGCCAATTGGACCGCGAAGAAAGCGAAGAGGAAAAAGAACTGGCCGAATCCGAATTCCTGGCGGCCATCGTCGGCAAGCACGATCATTTCCAAAGCTCGCCGCTCTACCACATCTACCATGCCGGGATCGCCGAGGTGAAAAAGCGGGTGGGCAATTCGTCCAAGCCGCTGACCCCGGAAGCCCTGCATGTGATCCGGGTCAAGCTGGATTCCATCGTGGTGCGCGAGAGCCAACGCCTCAATAGCAAGATGGTGTTGCTGACCATCTCCATCGCGGGCGGGCCGTTCCTGGGGCTGCTCGGCACCGTGGTGGGCGTGATGATCACCTTCGCGGTGATCGCCGCCACCGGCGACGTGAACATCAACTCCATCGCGCCCGGTATCGCGGCGGCGCTGTTGGCGACGGTGGCGGGTCTCGCGGTCGCCATCCCCGCGCTGTTCGCCTACAACTACCTGCTCACCCAGATCAAGGACATCGTCGCCGATATGCGGGTGTTCTCCGACGAGTTCCTGGCCATGCTGTCCGAGCGCGTCGCTGACCGCTTCCGGGAGGCCGCATGA
- a CDS encoding energy transducer TonB family protein, giving the protein MEQKNKALKYLPAAIGVGLVVVIAIVLYLVRDIFEKPIQSKKQVQQISVVQPPPPPPPPPPEQKPPEPEVKEEKIEEPEPEPEPEPEQPEAEAPPPGEELGVDAAGGAGSDAFGLVGKKGGRGLIGGGGGNAIIWYGQHIGKELTDELHRSLKDKARNSSYSAVVHLWIGPDGGVSRVELANSSGTAEIDQALKAALNGIRAGRFKPPPEHMPQPLKVRIRS; this is encoded by the coding sequence ATGGAACAGAAGAACAAAGCCCTGAAATACCTGCCCGCCGCCATCGGGGTGGGTTTGGTCGTGGTCATCGCCATCGTGCTGTATCTGGTGCGGGATATTTTCGAGAAGCCGATCCAGAGCAAGAAGCAAGTCCAGCAAATCAGCGTGGTGCAGCCGCCCCCGCCCCCGCCGCCACCCCCGCCCGAGCAAAAACCGCCGGAACCCGAGGTGAAGGAGGAAAAGATCGAGGAACCCGAGCCGGAGCCGGAACCCGAGCCGGAACAACCCGAGGCGGAAGCGCCGCCGCCGGGCGAGGAACTGGGCGTGGACGCGGCGGGCGGGGCCGGTTCCGACGCCTTCGGCCTGGTGGGCAAGAAGGGCGGGCGCGGGCTGATCGGCGGGGGCGGCGGCAACGCCATCATCTGGTACGGCCAGCATATCGGCAAGGAATTGACCGACGAACTACACCGCAGCCTCAAGGACAAGGCCCGCAATAGCAGCTATTCGGCGGTGGTCCATCTGTGGATCGGCCCGGACGGCGGCGTCAGCCGGGTGGAACTGGCCAATTCCAGCGGCACGGCGGAAATCGACCAAGCCCTGAAAGCGGCGCTCAACGGCATCCGGGCGGGCCGGTTCAAGCCGCCACCCGAGCATATGCCGCAGCCCTTGAAAGTCCGCATCCGGTCCTAG
- a CDS encoding HAD family hydrolase, whose translation MKFPNHEQLKAIDLVTVDVFDTLLWRRPISENRRLLNAARSLCLHPDSKSHGLDPGVVLQLRIQAKHYAYRTLAIADPEREITLDGLLAGPARLLGMPDDAETLWAALEIDQDTHSVRLNRKLCAALRRIKTLGKRIVALSDTHYSKPQMARLLEGAGCVGIVDEIYTSADLGFTKRGGQAFPCVAEREGVDLRRIAHIGDDAWADGLQAAKHGIQVFVTPQPSYKTGLHKLDGGLFAAEYAIKNKLKSLSDSATHDHRPQPLSKGDMGRQILGPITAEYCLWLWLYLASISQPENAVALFCARGGLRMRRAFATVLERLGLSSPVRTGDFMVSRLVAARTALVRGSLYACAELAREYKHASLATVARALSSVPLVFGEHWDRPFSPELFFESLDRDPAGMALRQDLALQNALFRQHLDAVAQGAGRLLLCDTGLFASTQRLLEEGMPERRWESVLFARANYKGFPTPHFARATGLMVERNFYHPLRIKSIVLRYWHIVESLFEPELPSVKSFHVATDGGVVSNLEFHGWETCLDGVGDSWFAGTLEYLEDLRAGDVPKILADSAAAWRRLRRLILFPHRSEVALMAVDRRSVDFGRDGQVGTWPVQAEAGRFRLRELKESLWREGYIALACPRWNTLLQMAWEGAYILRPALAPLWKRR comes from the coding sequence ATGAAGTTTCCCAATCACGAGCAGTTAAAAGCCATTGATCTGGTCACGGTCGATGTTTTCGATACCCTCTTGTGGCGCCGGCCCATCAGCGAAAATCGGCGCTTGCTGAACGCCGCCCGCAGCCTTTGTCTACACCCCGATTCGAAATCCCATGGCCTGGACCCCGGCGTGGTTTTGCAACTCCGCATCCAGGCCAAGCATTATGCTTATCGGACCTTGGCCATCGCCGACCCGGAGCGGGAAATCACCCTGGATGGTTTATTGGCGGGACCGGCCCGTTTGCTCGGCATGCCGGATGATGCGGAAACCTTATGGGCGGCCTTGGAAATCGACCAGGACACGCACAGCGTGCGGCTCAACCGCAAACTTTGCGCGGCCTTGCGGCGGATCAAAACCTTGGGGAAGCGCATCGTCGCGCTCAGCGATACCCATTATTCCAAGCCGCAAATGGCCCGGTTATTGGAAGGTGCGGGTTGTGTGGGAATAGTTGATGAAATCTATACCAGCGCGGATTTGGGTTTCACCAAGCGGGGTGGACAAGCATTTCCCTGCGTGGCCGAGCGCGAAGGCGTGGACTTGCGACGCATCGCCCATATCGGCGACGATGCCTGGGCCGATGGGCTACAAGCGGCCAAGCATGGAATCCAGGTATTCGTCACGCCACAACCTAGTTATAAAACAGGTTTGCATAAGCTAGATGGGGGATTGTTCGCAGCCGAATACGCCATTAAAAACAAGCTGAAAAGCCTATCCGATAGCGCGACACACGACCATCGCCCGCAACCCCTATCGAAAGGTGACATGGGTCGGCAAATACTCGGACCCATCACCGCCGAATATTGCCTATGGCTATGGTTATATCTCGCCTCGATTTCCCAGCCGGAAAACGCGGTCGCGCTGTTTTGCGCCAGGGGAGGTTTACGGATGCGCCGGGCTTTTGCAACCGTCTTGGAACGCCTGGGCTTGTCTTCGCCGGTGCGGACCGGGGATTTCATGGTGTCCCGGCTGGTCGCGGCGCGGACCGCCCTGGTCCGGGGTTCGTTATATGCCTGCGCGGAGTTGGCAAGGGAATATAAGCATGCTTCCTTGGCGACGGTGGCGCGGGCTTTATCCAGCGTGCCTTTGGTATTCGGCGAACACTGGGACCGGCCTTTCAGCCCGGAACTCTTTTTCGAGTCTCTCGACCGCGATCCGGCGGGAATGGCTTTGCGCCAGGATTTAGCGCTACAAAACGCTTTATTCAGACAACACCTCGACGCCGTGGCCCAAGGTGCCGGGCGTTTACTGCTGTGCGATACCGGATTGTTCGCCAGCACCCAGCGCTTATTGGAAGAGGGAATGCCGGAGCGGCGTTGGGAAAGCGTATTGTTCGCACGGGCCAATTATAAAGGATTTCCGACCCCACATTTCGCCCGTGCCACGGGTTTGATGGTGGAGCGGAATTTTTATCATCCCTTAAGGATAAAATCCATCGTCCTGCGTTATTGGCATATCGTGGAATCGCTATTCGAGCCGGAATTACCCAGCGTCAAATCCTTCCATGTGGCCACCGACGGCGGCGTGGTTTCCAATCTGGAATTCCACGGTTGGGAAACCTGTCTGGACGGGGTTGGAGATTCCTGGTTCGCCGGAACCCTGGAGTATCTGGAAGATTTACGGGCAGGGGATGTTCCGAAAATCCTCGCCGATTCCGCAGCGGCTTGGCGGCGTTTGCGCCGGCTCATCCTGTTTCCCCACCGGAGCGAGGTCGCCCTCATGGCGGTGGATCGCAGGAGCGTGGATTTCGGGCGCGATGGCCAGGTCGGAACCTGGCCGGTCCAGGCGGAGGCAGGCAGGTTCCGGTTGCGGGAATTGAAGGAATCCCTATGGCGGGAAGGTTATATCGCCCTGGCTTGCCCCAGGTGGAATACCTTGTTGCAAATGGCCTGGGAGGGTGCCTATATCTTGCGGCCCGCCTTGGCCCCCCTGTGGAAGCGGCGATAA
- a CDS encoding catalase: MTQKPTRQDRESAQLLDQTLVRGQGGETHQTAGGDTPTLTTQQGIPVADDQNSLKPGPRGPTLLEDFHFREKIFHFDHERIPERVVHARGFGAHGFFENYDSLADITRADLFQRPGERTPVFVRFSTVVGNKGSADLARDVRGFATKFYTQEGNWDLVGNNIPVFFIQDAIKFPDLIHAAKPEPDRGFPQAQTAHDNFWDFISLTPESMHMVMWVMSDRAIPRSFRFMEGFGVHSFRLVNRQGASTFVKFHWKPKLGLQSVVWNEALKINGADPDFHRRDLWDAIQAGDPPEWELGLQLFDEAFAERFEFDILDATKIIPEEQVPVRRVGRLILDGCVDNFFAETEQVAFCTQNVVPGIDFSDDPLLQGRNFSYLDTQLKRLGSPNFTQLPINAPTCPVHHFQQDGQMALHNPKGRVNYEPNSWKGDSGGPRECPVRGHTPFPARVEGEKLRSRSDTFGDHYSQARQFYISQTGTEQNHIAAALVFELSKVQRPAIRSRMVAHLLNIDAGLARTVAEGLRLKEIPKPADAAWPTRQDLPPSPALSILLNGPGRFEGRRLGALVTDGVESALLSALDGAVTAAGGTLVIVAPEVGGVTARDGTWIQADEKLDGGPSVLFDAVAVLVSEFGAKLLEQEPTARDFVADAYAHAKFIGYAPSALPLLEKAGVEPDEGVFALGGPEALAGFLEACGELRLWAREARIKRL; this comes from the coding sequence ATGACACAGAAACCCACGCGCCAGGATCGTGAGTCGGCGCAATTGCTCGATCAAACCCTCGTCCGCGGCCAGGGTGGCGAGACCCATCAGACCGCCGGCGGCGACACGCCGACGCTCACCACCCAGCAGGGCATCCCGGTCGCCGACGACCAAAACTCCCTGAAACCCGGCCCGCGAGGCCCGACCCTGCTGGAGGATTTCCATTTCCGCGAAAAAATCTTCCATTTCGACCACGAGCGCATCCCGGAACGGGTGGTCCATGCCCGTGGCTTCGGTGCCCATGGTTTTTTCGAGAATTACGACTCGCTGGCCGATATCACCCGGGCCGACCTGTTCCAGCGTCCGGGCGAGCGGACGCCGGTGTTCGTGCGGTTCTCGACCGTGGTCGGCAACAAGGGTTCCGCCGACCTCGCCCGCGATGTGCGCGGCTTCGCGACCAAGTTCTATACCCAGGAGGGCAACTGGGATTTGGTCGGCAACAATATCCCGGTGTTCTTCATCCAGGACGCCATCAAGTTCCCCGACCTGATACACGCGGCCAAGCCGGAACCGGACCGGGGTTTCCCCCAGGCCCAGACCGCGCACGATAATTTTTGGGATTTCATCTCGCTGACGCCGGAAAGCATGCACATGGTGATGTGGGTCATGTCGGACCGGGCGATTCCGCGTTCCTTCCGCTTCATGGAGGGGTTCGGGGTGCATAGTTTCCGCCTGGTCAACCGGCAAGGCGCATCGACCTTCGTGAAATTCCATTGGAAACCCAAGCTGGGCCTGCAATCGGTGGTGTGGAACGAGGCGCTCAAGATCAACGGGGCCGATCCCGATTTCCACCGCCGCGACCTGTGGGACGCCATCCAAGCGGGCGACCCTCCCGAGTGGGAACTGGGGTTGCAACTCTTCGACGAGGCGTTCGCCGAGCGCTTCGAGTTCGATATCCTCGACGCCACCAAGATCATCCCCGAGGAGCAAGTGCCGGTGCGGCGGGTGGGGCGCTTGATCCTCGATGGCTGCGTGGATAATTTCTTCGCCGAGACCGAGCAGGTCGCCTTCTGTACCCAGAACGTGGTGCCTGGGATCGATTTCAGCGACGACCCCTTGTTGCAGGGGCGCAATTTCTCCTACCTCGACACCCAGCTCAAACGGCTGGGCAGCCCCAATTTCACCCAATTGCCGATCAACGCCCCGACCTGTCCGGTCCATCATTTCCAGCAGGATGGGCAGATGGCGCTCCACAATCCCAAGGGCCGGGTCAATTACGAACCCAATTCCTGGAAGGGCGATAGCGGCGGGCCGCGGGAATGCCCGGTCCGGGGCCATACGCCGTTCCCGGCCAGGGTGGAAGGGGAAAAACTGCGGTCCCGTTCGGACACCTTCGGCGACCATTACAGCCAGGCCCGGCAGTTCTATATCAGCCAGACCGGAACCGAGCAAAACCATATCGCCGCCGCCCTGGTGTTCGAGTTGAGCAAGGTCCAGCGCCCGGCGATCCGCAGCCGGATGGTGGCGCATCTGCTCAATATCGATGCCGGCCTGGCGCGGACGGTGGCGGAAGGACTGCGGCTCAAGGAAATACCCAAGCCCGCCGACGCCGCCTGGCCCACCCGCCAAGACCTGCCGCCGTCGCCCGCCCTCAGCATCCTGCTCAACGGGCCGGGGCGGTTCGAGGGCCGCAGGCTCGGGGCCTTGGTGACGGACGGGGTCGAGTCCGCCTTGCTGTCGGCGCTGGACGGGGCCGTCACGGCGGCCGGGGGGACGCTGGTGATCGTGGCCCCGGAAGTCGGCGGCGTGACCGCCCGCGATGGCACGTGGATCCAAGCCGATGAAAAGCTGGATGGCGGGCCGTCGGTGCTGTTCGACGCGGTGGCCGTGCTGGTGTCGGAATTCGGGGCCAAATTGCTGGAACAGGAGCCGACCGCCCGCGATTTCGTGGCCGACGCCTATGCCCATGCCAAGTTCATCGGCTATGCGCCCTCCGCCCTGCCCTTGTTGGAAAAAGCCGGGGTGGAACCGGATGAAGGCGTGTTCGCGCTGGGCGGGCCGGAAGCGCTCGCCGGTTTCCTGGAAGCTTGCGGCGAACTGCGGCTATGGGCGCGGGAGGCGCGGATCAAGCGGTTGTGA
- a CDS encoding alpha/beta fold hydrolase: MSAESRLHRTIKLRDGRKLGYAEVGDPQGRPVMYCHGFPASRLEAVLVDRAAAKLGARIVAPDRPGYGLSDFQPGRRILDWPADVAELADALGFGQFMLLAVSGGAPYALALLHALPERITAATLVGGLGPVHTLAAVQPMHFPARFGFVSARRAPWLMRGVYGSVLGPLMRANPNVALALLTTAMREADRATLSRPDIRADLCASIGEGLRPGMHGALLDFMLYSHDWGFDPAEINLPVALWHGTDDITVPPCHSRMLAEPLAQAQVFDWPGEGHFSLPINHAEPILGALLNGGAESVPRRRAAAMGA, encoded by the coding sequence ATGAGCGCAGAATCCCGTTTGCATCGGACAATCAAGCTCAGGGATGGACGTAAGCTCGGCTACGCCGAGGTGGGCGACCCGCAAGGGCGTCCGGTGATGTATTGCCACGGTTTCCCCGCCTCCCGGCTGGAGGCGGTGTTGGTGGACCGGGCCGCCGCCAAGCTGGGGGCCAGGATCGTCGCCCCGGACCGGCCCGGCTATGGCCTGTCGGATTTCCAGCCGGGACGGCGTATCCTCGATTGGCCCGCCGATGTGGCGGAACTGGCCGACGCCCTGGGTTTCGGCCAGTTCATGCTGCTGGCCGTCTCGGGCGGCGCGCCCTACGCGCTGGCCTTGCTCCACGCCCTGCCGGAGCGGATCACCGCCGCCACCCTCGTCGGCGGGCTGGGTCCGGTCCACACCCTCGCGGCGGTCCAGCCCATGCACTTCCCGGCCCGTTTCGGCTTCGTCAGCGCCCGCCGGGCACCCTGGCTGATGCGGGGAGTCTATGGCTCGGTCCTGGGGCCGCTGATGCGGGCCAATCCCAACGTGGCCCTGGCCCTCTTGACCACCGCGATGCGGGAGGCCGACCGCGCCACCCTATCCCGCCCCGATATCCGGGCCGATCTTTGCGCCTCCATCGGCGAAGGCTTGCGTCCTGGGATGCACGGGGCGCTGCTGGATTTCATGCTGTACTCCCACGATTGGGGTTTCGACCCTGCGGAGATCAACCTGCCGGTGGCCTTGTGGCATGGCACGGACGATATCACCGTGCCGCCTTGCCATAGCCGGATGTTGGCGGAGCCGCTGGCGCAGGCCCAGGTGTTCGACTGGCCGGGCGAGGGGCATTTCTCCTTGCCGATCAACCATGCCGAACCCATCCTCGGCGCCTTGTTGAACGGCGGGGCGGAATCCGTGCCGCGGCGCAGGGCGGCGGCCATGGGCGCATGA
- a CDS encoding class I SAM-dependent methyltransferase, which yields MEDTLNYALQSQRWHGTDAAYFERWHRLHGASLIRWAGLDKTAHILDIGCGFGLHIYSLLAQGYVNATGIDIDAAQIAVAQTHDLPCQRITPEQADAFYAALTGQIDTVLMLDVLEHIPKLEQVDFLRRLHPIFKPGGRLIVRVPNALAPTALYHRYTDFTHHCCFTPESLEFVLGNAGFESRGVVADTDLKLGKVWYKPWSLFRYLLAGSSRLFWRAAYIADLGRPALSLPLTRNIVAEARPSLPGPE from the coding sequence ATGGAAGACACCTTGAATTATGCGCTGCAAAGCCAGCGCTGGCACGGCACGGATGCCGCCTATTTCGAGCGCTGGCACCGTTTGCACGGGGCTTCTTTGATCCGCTGGGCCGGCCTCGATAAAACGGCCCATATCCTGGATATAGGCTGTGGCTTCGGCCTGCATATTTATTCCCTGCTCGCGCAGGGATATGTCAATGCCACCGGCATCGATATCGACGCGGCGCAAATCGCCGTGGCCCAAACCCACGACCTGCCCTGCCAAAGAATCACCCCGGAACAAGCCGATGCCTTCTATGCCGCGCTGACCGGCCAGATCGATACCGTATTGATGCTGGATGTTTTGGAGCATATCCCTAAATTGGAACAAGTTGATTTCCTGCGGCGGTTGCATCCTATTTTCAAACCCGGGGGCCGCTTGATCGTCCGGGTACCCAACGCCCTCGCACCCACCGCGCTCTATCATCGCTATACCGATTTCACCCACCATTGTTGCTTCACCCCGGAAAGCCTGGAATTCGTGCTGGGCAACGCCGGGTTCGAATCGCGGGGTGTGGTGGCCGACACGGATTTGAAGCTGGGCAAGGTATGGTATAAGCCCTGGTCGTTATTCCGTTATCTGCTGGCCGGTTCCAGCCGTTTATTCTGGCGTGCGGCCTATATCGCCGATCTCGGGCGGCCCGCCCTATCCTTGCCGCTGACCCGGAATATCGTGGCCGAAGCGCGGCCTTCGCTGCCGGGCCCGGAATAG